From a single Methanomicrobium sp. W14 genomic region:
- a CDS encoding PAS domain-containing methyl-accepting chemotaxis protein: MNADLITKILKKAIEGDYSVRVDAKNTDGELKELAEAVNTAIEDIIDLKRKCGNFQMMIDQNPFPMIQVDKNYMTIDMNRAYEDLIGESRENILAMGKSDYKVKMLEGDRTSKLFEDKKRVSCILRFIFKDGREVIAEQHGIPLKDENGNIDTGLFVFKDITRQKHEEKEVREQITKIKTLQERSEAIVQENPMPIILCDKKFNIRVVNQAYSNLSGLSRDRLLSMTLRDFETLETTGEGLKSVFENKARSSGVVKVKFSTGVYTLEQYGIPIINANGEIENLIVVYNNITEIRKKQDEVRVLMEEAHKKADILEKSTEDVGKAMNAIRDGDFTHILSIKEEDPLKTLKEDYNNSVTEFRSIFGGALKGMDNIQNNMHDAANGTGEIAKASEQVALGSQKSAELSRTLQKRIEDITRSISDLSASNEEIASTAQEVLEQTQNLAGMGKGAENLGREATEKMTAVSDITNESVFEMENLNKQLLEINSVLKLINDITNQINMLALNAAIEAARAGEHGRGFAVVAGEVKNLATDTKNATAQIDSVINGIQKNSEKTAASIKSANTQVLSGVDSVNAAIESLNNIVAGADQVSIDMGEIARAIEDQANITNNIVSDSEKSNEITTKTQNEIEELAALSEETSASVEEINSAIHEVTSLSEDLRKSLSHLKV, encoded by the coding sequence ATGAACGCAGATCTGATTACAAAAATTCTTAAAAAGGCCATTGAAGGAGATTATTCCGTAAGGGTGGATGCCAAAAATACTGACGGTGAGCTCAAAGAGCTTGCAGAGGCGGTAAACACGGCAATAGAAGATATAATTGACCTGAAAAGGAAATGCGGCAATTTCCAGATGATGATTGATCAGAATCCTTTCCCGATGATTCAGGTTGACAAAAACTACATGACTATTGACATGAACAGGGCTTATGAAGACCTTATCGGGGAGAGCAGGGAAAATATTCTTGCAATGGGAAAATCAGACTACAAAGTCAAAATGCTTGAGGGAGACAGAACAAGCAAACTTTTTGAAGACAAAAAAAGAGTTTCCTGCATCCTCAGATTCATATTCAAAGACGGAAGGGAAGTCATAGCCGAACAGCATGGAATTCCCCTGAAGGACGAGAACGGAAACATCGATACCGGACTTTTTGTATTCAAGGATATAACCAGGCAAAAGCATGAGGAAAAGGAGGTCAGGGAGCAGATTACAAAGATTAAGACCCTTCAGGAAAGGTCCGAAGCTATTGTCCAGGAAAACCCGATGCCTATAATCCTCTGTGATAAAAAATTCAATATAAGGGTTGTAAACCAGGCCTATTCAAATCTTTCCGGATTAAGCCGCGACAGGCTCCTTTCAATGACCCTCAGGGACTTTGAGACACTTGAAACGACCGGGGAAGGATTAAAATCCGTATTTGAAAATAAAGCAAGAAGCAGCGGGGTTGTAAAGGTAAAGTTTTCGACCGGAGTCTACACGCTTGAGCAGTACGGAATTCCTATAATAAATGCAAACGGAGAAATTGAAAATCTCATCGTAGTATACAACAATATAACCGAGATAAGAAAAAAACAGGACGAAGTCCGGGTACTTATGGAGGAAGCCCACAAAAAGGCAGATATCCTTGAAAAAAGCACAGAGGATGTCGGGAAGGCCATGAACGCCATCCGCGACGGAGACTTTACACATATCTTAAGCATAAAAGAAGAAGACCCGCTGAAAACCCTGAAGGAAGATTACAACAACTCGGTGACGGAATTCAGGTCGATATTCGGAGGTGCACTCAAAGGGATGGACAACATCCAGAACAATATGCATGACGCCGCAAACGGAACGGGTGAGATAGCAAAGGCGTCCGAACAGGTCGCACTTGGAAGCCAGAAATCGGCTGAACTCTCCAGAACCCTCCAGAAAAGAATAGAAGATATAACGCGCTCAATATCCGACCTGTCAGCGTCAAACGAAGAAATTGCAAGCACAGCACAGGAAGTGCTGGAACAAACTCAAAATCTTGCCGGAATGGGGAAGGGTGCTGAAAATCTCGGGCGTGAGGCCACGGAAAAGATGACAGCCGTCTCGGACATCACAAACGAAAGTGTCTTCGAGATGGAGAACCTGAACAAACAGCTTTTAGAGATCAACAGCGTACTGAAGCTTATAAATGATATTACAAACCAGATAAATATGCTTGCACTTAATGCCGCTATTGAAGCTGCCCGGGCAGGCGAACACGGACGTGGTTTTGCCGTCGTCGCAGGGGAGGTTAAAAACCTTGCAACAGACACCAAAAATGCAACCGCCCAGATTGACAGTGTAATCAACGGAATCCAGAAGAACAGCGAAAAAACTGCTGCATCAATAAAATCCGCAAATACACAGGTTTTATCGGGAGTTGACAGTGTCAACGCCGCAATAGAATCCCTTAACAATATTGTGGCAGGTGCCGATCAGGTCTCAATAGATATGGGAGAAATAGCCCGTGCAATTGAGGACCAGGCAAACATTACGAACAACATTGTCAGTGATTCAGAAAAAAGCAATGAAATAACAACAAAAACGCAGAACGAAATTGAGGAACTGGCTGCTTTATCTGAAGAGACAAGTGCATCTGTTGAAGAAATAAACAGTGCAATACATGAAGTGACTTCGCTCTCAGAGGACCTGAGAAAATCACTTAGTCATCTTAAAGTATAA